In Nostoc sphaeroides, the genomic window ATTCGGTAGGGTACTTAGAACTTTGAGTGGAAATACTACCACTGAGAATGTGACAGATACTGCACTTAGAACTACAAACCATTGACGTTTTGATAAAGCCATTAGTTTACCTGCGATCGCTTTCTTTATAACCAATTACAAAAACATCTACCTGGAGAACTTACCAGGATAAGAGTTAAAGAAAACATCGATTTTTCCTTGACTCGCAAAATTCAGATAAAATCGAAATGCCCCAGGGGGGGATTTTAAAATGTGATATCTTAAATAAGATAAAGTTTAGTAACAAATATTAAAAACTTTGATTAATAATACACTGTTCTCCTACACTGCTTCTACCCCTTCTATTGATACAGAGTTAGATTTAACTGTTACTGGGCAGAAGGGTATCAGGGAATTGGAATCTACACTTTCCTTTTCTCCCTCTCTTCCCTTATATATTTCTGCCCGACAAACTTGGTTAGTGTTTGGGGCGGCGGTATTTTTAGTAACAGTACCAGTATTTGTAGAAGCGCCAATAGTGCGATCGCTACCAAGTCTAAGTTTAGCGCTGACAGCATTTTGGGTGTGGCTAAGTTTTACCTTAATGTCACGGGCTGGAACTTATGTATGGGGAGATTTACTCTTCGGATTTAGCTGGAGTTGGTTAGCAGGAGCGATTTACTGGGGCTGGTTACGTTGGGAACCAGCATGGCATCTGCCAGTAGAGTCTATAGGATTACCCTTTGCTTGCTGGTGTTTGGCGAAGAATTGGGGCAAAGTCGGTAACTGGTTTTATTTAGGTTCTTTACTAGGTACAGTCTTAACCGACGTATATTTCTATATAGCAGACTTGATGCCCTATTGGCGGCAAATTATGAGAGTAGATGCAGATTTAGCACCGCAAATATTACAAAATGCCCTGATGCAAGTACAAACACCTTGGGGACAAAGTTGGGCTATATTTCTCGCCTTAGTTCTGTTGACAGTTGGGATTTTGCCTTTAGTCCGAAAGCAAAGACACTGGTATGCCTTTAGTGGCGCAGTTTTAAGCACAATTTTGGTAGACAGCCTATTTTTGTTAGCTGCGATCGCAGCCTAAAAAATATTAAAAATTGTGTAGTATCAAAACC contains:
- a CDS encoding DUF3120 domain-containing protein — protein: MINNTLFSYTASTPSIDTELDLTVTGQKGIRELESTLSFSPSLPLYISARQTWLVFGAAVFLVTVPVFVEAPIVRSLPSLSLALTAFWVWLSFTLMSRAGTYVWGDLLFGFSWSWLAGAIYWGWLRWEPAWHLPVESIGLPFACWCLAKNWGKVGNWFYLGSLLGTVLTDVYFYIADLMPYWRQIMRVDADLAPQILQNALMQVQTPWGQSWAIFLALVLLTVGILPLVRKQRHWYAFSGAVLSTILVDSLFLLAAIAA